From a region of the Flavobacterium sediminilitoris genome:
- a CDS encoding dTDP-4-dehydrorhamnose reductase family protein — protein MKKILVIGSKGMAGHVILYYLKSKKNFEVFSMARSIEKSDFNFSLDVSDTNKVKTIILENQFDVIVNCIGILNKNAEENPETAIWYNSYFPHFIESITRNTTTKIIHISTDCVFSGEKGSYTENDFKDGIGFYAQSKALGEIINDKDVTIRTSIIGPELKLNGIGLLNWFLNQPENTNLKGFTNAFWTGLTTLELAKVIVAIIEQNIKGLIQVTPQNKISKYNLLKLFNTIYRNDKLIILKEDKYKIDKSLSSIRTDFNYIVPTYKKMLIEQKKWMLKNNNIYKHYSL, from the coding sequence ATGAAAAAAATTCTAGTTATTGGTTCTAAAGGCATGGCAGGACATGTTATTTTATATTATCTCAAGTCTAAAAAGAACTTTGAAGTTTTTAGTATGGCAAGAAGTATTGAAAAGAGTGATTTTAATTTCAGTTTAGATGTAAGTGATACTAATAAAGTTAAGACTATAATTCTTGAAAATCAATTTGATGTCATTGTTAATTGTATTGGAATTTTAAATAAAAATGCAGAAGAAAACCCTGAAACGGCAATATGGTATAATAGTTATTTTCCTCATTTCATCGAATCTATAACTAGAAATACTACTACTAAAATAATACATATTAGTACGGATTGTGTCTTTTCTGGAGAAAAAGGTAGTTATACAGAAAATGACTTTAAGGATGGAATTGGTTTTTATGCTCAATCAAAAGCATTAGGAGAAATAATTAATGATAAAGATGTTACTATAAGAACATCAATTATTGGTCCAGAATTAAAATTAAATGGTATTGGTCTGTTAAATTGGTTTTTAAATCAACCTGAAAATACAAATTTAAAAGGCTTTACAAATGCTTTTTGGACAGGTTTAACTACTTTAGAACTAGCAAAAGTTATAGTAGCTATAATAGAGCAAAATATAAAAGGATTAATACAAGTAACTCCTCAAAATAAAATTAGTAAATACAATCTTTTAAAATTATTCAATACTATCTACAGAAACGATAAACTAATCATTTTAAAAGAGGATAAATATAAAATTGATAAAAGTTTAAGTTCAATACGTACAGATTTTAATTATATTGTTCCGACGTATAAAAAAATGCTAATTGAACAAAAAAAATGGATGCTGAAAAATAATAACATTTATAAGCATTATTCATTATAA